In the genome of Triticum urartu cultivar G1812 chromosome 5, Tu2.1, whole genome shotgun sequence, one region contains:
- the LOC125509871 gene encoding tetraketide alpha-pyrone reductase 1-like: MRSWICNKSQLHHFQFETMVSSAKGKVCVTGASGFLASWLIKRLLECGYHVIGTVRDPGNRKKVGHLWKLPGANERLQLVRADLLEEGSFDDAVMACEGVFHIASPVLGKSDSNCKEATLGPAINGTLNVLRSCKKSPFLKRVVLTSSSSAVRIRDETQQPELLWDETTWSSVPLCEKLQLWYALAKVFAEKAALDFAKENNIDLVTVLPSFVIGPSLSHELCTTASDILGLLQGDTDRFTSYGRMGYVHIDDVARSHILVYETPEASGRYLCSSVVLDNNELVGLLTKQFPVFPIPRRLSNPYGKQAYQLNTSKLQGLGLKFKGVQEMFNDCVESLKAQGHLLECPL; encoded by the exons ATGAGAAGCTGGATTTGCAACAAATCTCAGCTTCACCACTTCCAGTTCGAGACAATGGTGAGCTCAGCCAAGGGCAAAGTGTGTGTAACTGGGGCCTCAGGCTTTCTCGCCTCTTGGCTCATCAAGAGACTTCTTGAGTGTGGATATCATGTGATAGGGACAGTCAGAGATCCAG GGAATCGGAAAAAAGTTGGACACCTTTGGAAATTACCTGGTGCAAATGAGAGGCTCCAACTTGTGAGAGCTGATTTATTGGAGGAAGGGAGCTTTGATGATGCTGTGATGGCTTGTGAGGGTGTCTTCCACATTGCATCACCTGTCCTTGGAAAATCTGATTCCAATTGCAAG GAAGCAACACTTGGTCCTGCAATTAATGGTACCCTAAATGTGCTAAGGTCGTGCAAGAAGAGTCCGTTTCTAAAACGGGTTGTTCTCACATCTTCATCGTCCGCGGTGAGGATTAGGGACGAAACCCAGCAGCCAGAACTGTTGTGGGATGAAACAACGTGGAGCTCTGTGCCACTCTGCGAAAAGCTACAG CTATGGTATGCCCTGGCAAAGGTATTTGCAGAGAAAGCAGCATTGGACTTTGCCAAGGAGAATAACATTGACCTTGTCACCGTTCTTCCGTCATTCGTGATTGGGCCCAGTTTGTCCCATGAACTGTGTACAACTGCTTCTGATATCCTTGGCTTACTTCAAG GTGACACAGACAGGTTCACTTCGTATGGGAGGATGGGATATGTTCACATCGACGACGTTGCACGGAGCCACATTCTAGTGTACGAAACACCCGAGGCAAGTGGCAGATATCTGTGCAGTTCAGTGGTTCTGGATAACAATGAATTGGTTGGCTTACTCACGAAGCAGTTTCCGGTATTCCCAATTCCTAGGAG GCTCAGTAACCCCTATGGAAAGCAGGCGTATCAGCTCAACACATCCAAGCTCCAGGGGCTGGGTCTCAAGTTCAAAGGAGTGCAAGAGATGTTCAACGACTGCGTCGAGTCGCTGAAAGCCCAGG